DNA sequence from the Bacteroidota bacterium genome:
TACATACAATATTCTTAAAATAGTAACATCCCAACCCAAATAATCAGCAAGTCCACCTAAAACTCCGACAAACATTCTTTCATCTAATGATCGTTCTAATTTTTGATTACTCATTTTATCTCCTTTGTCTAAATATAACATATTTTTTCCACAATAAAAAATATATTTCATAAAACAATAAAAAAAACACGAAAACTTTTATTATGCATTCGTGATTTTTCTATTTTCTTATATTTTTATATAATATTTATATATTTTCTTCCGCGATTACGACTAATATCAACCTTTCCATCTGCTTTTGCAAATATAGTATCATCACCACCACGACCGGCATTTGTTCCCGGATAAAATTTTGTTCCTCGCTGTCTAACAATGATTGATCCGGCTGTTACCTGTTCACCACCAAATCTCTTTACACCAAGATATTTCGGATTACTTCTTCGACCATTAGTAGTACTTCCCTGTCCTTTTTTATGTGCCATAAATATTCCCTTTATTTTGCAATTGCTATTTTATCAATTTTAATTGTAGTATAATTCTGTCTATGACCATTCTTCTTTTTATAACCCTTTCTTCTTTTTTTCTTGAATACTAAAATTTTCTTATCTCTACCATGGCCAACTACTGTTGCTAATACTTCTGTCTTTTTTACGAAAGGAGTTCCAACTTTTACCTTTCCTTCATCATCTAATAATAATACAGAATCAAATTTTAATTTTGTTTTCTCTTTTTTATCTTGTAAAGGCACATTTAATTCATCACCTTTTTCCACCTTGAACTGTTTTCCACTTATTTCAACTATTGCATACATACTATTTTTTATCTCCTTTTTCTCAAAATATTTTCAAGTTTAAATTTATAAATTAATTAATAGAAAGTCAAGTTTAATTAGTGTTTTTGTTATTTTTTTGAATAGTTTATCATTCCTATCCGTTTTTTTCTTTTTTAATCATAATTTATATTCCACAATTATGATTAATAATCTCTATTTAAAAACAATTCTTCCTTCAATCTTAGAATCTATTACTTTTTGTTTTTTAACAGCTTCGATAAACACATTTCGGTCAATCAAATCGGTTTGATTACTGTTTTCAACAGTTATTCCAAAATATTTATCTAAATGATCGAAAACATAATTATTTGTTACAATTTCATATTTTTTATTTGCATCTATCTTTGCTCCGTTTACCGACACTTCAATAACTTTATCTGTTTTTTTATCAACAATTATTTTCATTCCGGATTGTTGAACACTGCTATTTTTTTCAATTATAAAATTAACTAAATTAAGCAGTTCTTTACCTGTGATTTCAAATGTGACTAATGTATTCTCAAATGGTGCAATTTCCCAAATATCACGAATTTTTATATCACCGGCACTTAAATTTTTGCGAATTCCACCATTGTTTGTAAATGCAATATCAGAATTTGTCTTATTTTTCATCGCATCTGATAACCAATTACCGATATTCGATTCAACTCCACCTTTTACCCAATCACTTTGTAATTTTCCAATAACTATATCCATTTTTTCTGCAACTTTATTTTCCCACTTATCAACCACTTTTTTTACATCAGCTGAAGGTTTGATTTTATCAGAGACAACCTCAATTAATTTGTAATGAAATTCTGTAATATCTTTCTCGTCACATGAAAATCTAAATTCTCCAATATATCTTCCATAAGAAGCCGTTTGAACTATTTTTGTATTCCCTACGATTTCTGCTTCATCTAAATATGTATGACTATGTCCACCAACAATTAAATCTAATTCTGGAACTGCTTCAGCTAACTCTTTATCTTTATTTATTCCAATGTGTGTGACGGCAATTATCAAATGTATATTTTTCTTTTTTAATTCTTCAACTATTTCCCTTGT
Encoded proteins:
- the rplU gene encoding 50S ribosomal protein L21, whose translation is MYAIVEISGKQFKVEKGDELNVPLQDKKEKTKLKFDSVLLLDDEGKVKVGTPFVKKTEVLATVVGHGRDKKILVFKKKRRKGYKKKNGHRQNYTTIKIDKIAIAK
- a CDS encoding PspC domain-containing protein; translated protein: MKYIFYCGKNMLYLDKGDKMSNQKLERSLDERMFVGVLGGLADYLGWDVTILRILYV
- the rpmA gene encoding 50S ribosomal protein L27 — encoded protein: MAHKKGQGSTTNGRRSNPKYLGVKRFGGEQVTAGSIIVRQRGTKFYPGTNAGRGGDDTIFAKADGKVDISRNRGRKYINII
- a CDS encoding bifunctional UDP-sugar hydrolase/5'-nucleotidase; the protein is MRKIIILFTLLLILISCGQAEKKEIVILHWNDIHAHNTSWKPVRHNPKNHFVGGYAYVDAYLDSLKNVYPQALKINAGDDFQGTPVSSISKGLSQIEILNAVGPDFFTIGNHEFDYGWKQFSELIPKAKFDIYGANVLDEKTGKALLKRYKIYEFNGQKIAILGVTTDDLSGLTLSENLAGLKIASQIETTREIVEELKKKNIHLIIAVTHIGINKDKELAEAVPELDLIVGGHSHTYLDEAEIVGNTKIVQTASYGRYIGEFRFSCDEKDITEFHYKLIEVVSDKIKPSADVKKVVDKWENKVAEKMDIVIGKLQSDWVKGGVESNIGNWLSDAMKNKTNSDIAFTNNGGIRKNLSAGDIKIRDIWEIAPFENTLVTFEITGKELLNLVNFIIEKNSSVQQSGMKIIVDKKTDKVIEVSVNGAKIDANKKYEIVTNNYVFDHLDKYFGITVENSNQTDLIDRNVFIEAVKKQKVIDSKIEGRIVFK